From the genome of Halobacteriovorax marinus SJ:
TGGCAGGACGGGATCATTTGTTCCATGGCTTTGAAAAATTGGAAAAGGTAGTTGCTTCGTACAAGCACTTTCCCACTGTTTCTTTGCAACCATAGTAGAAGAGAGAAGAAAGAGTTTATCCACTAGAGTTGGATTATGGAAAGCTATATCAGCACTTACCATTGAGCCCTGAGAGAATCCTCCAAGATAAACCTCATCATATTTCTCTCTAAGGACTTTCAGAAAATTAGTCACACGACCTCTCGCCTCTTCAATCCCCTCAGGTTCATGCTCTTTGAAGAACTCTGAGAAAGTTCCATTATTAAGAGCTTTCTCTAACGCCATCATATCAATTGGAAACCAAGACCTACCGGTTTCATAAGGTCCCATTGTGACTGGACAAATTCCATTTAAAAAGAACCATGATGGATCGACATCTTGTAAGAGCATTTC
Proteins encoded in this window:
- a CDS encoding alpha/beta hydrolase; this encodes MKVERIEDIDVIVKKGKSKIAIVILHGYGASYQDFAPFGEMLLQDVDPSWFFLNGICPVTMGPYETGRSWFPIDMMALEKALNNGTFSEFFKEHEPEGIEEARGRVTNFLKVLREKYDEVYLGGFSQGSMVSADIAFHNPTLVDKLFLLSSTMVAKKQWESACTKQLPFPIFQSHGTNDPVLPISGARDLIDFLKRTENEPEFIEFSGGHEVPPLVVRELENFLRGSKA